A genome region from bacterium includes the following:
- a CDS encoding sialate O-acetylesterase → MKIKKWLMVLLAVGAGVAGIQECGAVALPKVFSSHMVLQRGMAVPIWGTAAPNERVTVEFFGQKKDTMADAQGKWRVKLDPMTASAEPCELKVTGNLESRISNLICTNVLVGEVWLGSGQSNMALPISCFTNQPFNDAILAKNMAAGPYPQIRLKGGYLSNWEEATPANLGRFSAMAFSFGLQLQKELNVPVGLISSACEGTPSGLFITAEALSNDAACQVQIAQYAASKKFDNADQPLQAHYAATNYDEAVIKFQEASNAWAKAAAAAKLAGTKEEPRRIMPLKAGECKGAYWQETIGRVYEHAIRIPQFETFAIRGILWDQGESGTAVVGVDQYTLMGALIRSWRKVWGQGDYPFIYFEKPSGGGCAWDTNDLVTCKSDTFQELPAVVPNDGQTREQYLRIMNYSNTFMVTSSDMGGSSHPSNKSGYGVRAARVALGAVYGRGGEIYGPIYKSHKIKGNKVIIRYSHIGKGLAFKNGQKLQGFALSGEGASSNAAGRAFVWADAVIDGDTVVVSSDKIPKPMAVRYAWASSHPWANLFNKDGLPALPFRVDDLH, encoded by the coding sequence ATGAAAATTAAAAAATGGCTTATGGTTTTGTTGGCAGTGGGGGCGGGAGTGGCGGGGATTCAAGAGTGCGGTGCGGTTGCGCTGCCCAAGGTGTTCAGCAGTCATATGGTGCTGCAACGCGGGATGGCGGTTCCCATTTGGGGGACGGCGGCGCCGAATGAGAGGGTAACCGTTGAGTTTTTTGGACAGAAAAAAGATACAATGGCGGATGCCCAGGGTAAATGGCGAGTCAAGCTGGATCCCATGACGGCCAGTGCCGAGCCTTGCGAACTCAAGGTTACCGGCAATCTTGAATCTAGAATCTCAAATCTTATATGCACGAACGTGCTCGTAGGCGAAGTCTGGTTGGGGTCAGGGCAGTCCAATATGGCGCTGCCGATCTCTTGTTTTACCAACCAGCCGTTCAATGATGCGATTCTGGCGAAGAATATGGCGGCGGGTCCCTATCCGCAAATCCGGCTGAAGGGCGGCTACCTCAGCAACTGGGAGGAAGCCACGCCGGCCAATCTCGGGCGCTTTTCCGCCATGGCCTTCAGCTTCGGGTTGCAGTTACAGAAAGAACTCAATGTCCCGGTCGGCTTGATCTCGTCGGCGTGCGAAGGGACGCCATCCGGCCTCTTTATTACGGCGGAAGCCCTTTCGAATGATGCGGCCTGTCAGGTGCAGATTGCGCAATATGCCGCAAGCAAGAAGTTTGATAATGCCGACCAGCCCTTGCAGGCCCACTATGCGGCGACGAACTACGACGAAGCCGTGATCAAGTTCCAGGAGGCGTCGAATGCCTGGGCGAAAGCCGCTGCGGCGGCCAAGTTGGCTGGGACAAAAGAAGAGCCGCGAAGGATCATGCCGCTGAAAGCAGGCGAGTGCAAGGGGGCCTATTGGCAGGAAACGATTGGCCGGGTTTATGAACATGCGATTCGTATCCCTCAGTTTGAGACGTTTGCCATCCGCGGCATCTTGTGGGATCAGGGCGAAAGTGGAACGGCCGTTGTCGGGGTTGATCAATACACCCTGATGGGCGCCTTGATCCGGAGTTGGCGTAAAGTGTGGGGACAGGGTGACTATCCCTTTATCTATTTTGAGAAACCGAGCGGCGGGGGATGCGCGTGGGATACGAATGATCTGGTGACCTGCAAGAGCGACACGTTCCAGGAACTTCCCGCTGTGGTTCCCAACGATGGTCAAACCCGTGAGCAATACCTGCGTATCATGAACTATTCTAACACGTTCATGGTCACGAGCAGTGATATGGGCGGAAGCAGCCATCCGTCCAATAAGTCGGGCTATGGCGTCAGGGCCGCGCGGGTCGCGCTGGGTGCGGTTTACGGGCGGGGCGGCGAAATCTATGGGCCGATTTACAAGTCCCATAAGATTAAAGGGAACAAGGTGATCATCCGCTATTCCCATATCGGCAAGGGTCTGGCCTTTAAGAACGGCCAGAAGCTACAGGGGTTCGCCTTGTCCGGCGAGGGGGCCAGTTCGAACGCCGCCGGCCGGGCGTTTGTGTGGGCTGATGCCGTTATTGATGGAGATACGGTTGTGGTCTCAAGCGACAAGATCCCCAAGCCGATGGCGGTGCGTTATGCCTGGGCCAGCAGTCATCCCTGGGCGAATCTGTTTAACAAAGATGGGCTTCCGGCCCTGCCGTTTCGTGTGGACGATTTGCACTGA
- a CDS encoding DUF4838 domain-containing protein — protein MKLKPWFGFLLAVATGGLLSLCQVTQAQVVLVKEGKPLARIYAGSMNAMAVQELNYHLEKMAGATLEVVTNASEVIRGPALVLGDRAKTLGCVPRKTCESLEGYRIQVTKNQVLIGGESDDAVLLGVYSLLEKLGCDWVMPGAMGEIIPRQSTVSVPAMDESSAPDFSMRRLWYRGYPQPRLPLEKANFSQWLQRQKGGAWSHPAAGAAGHVWDAFIKKHKVEIEKDPTMLALVRASDGTLQRRGPQLESTHPRVIELFVQDIKDAYRKNIAAGKWTRDSVGAFGIGPADGLDYSLSAESVAAGAGRVDPVVGELDRTDELVLMGNRILAEVHKEYPNAYVGFYSYSTHADYPARYKPDSKMVAIFAPINYSRFHGVLDPNSKTQRYYRDVVEQWGKLAREQGNVLIYRGYNWNLAENMLPYSKVRIWGEELPFYKANGVVGLTVEATKAWSINGASDYIFMKLAWDTSRDWKQVLHTYCEKSFGSGAPAMERYFLRLIETQHAAGQEAGSFSAFPLIFNEEWVKTSQKDLAEALKIARTPEDKTRIEYVGYGVEALRLYQAYYQTTLDFDLTAAKTAYEAMGAHWAKTYQVNTELVANEVPEYLKRFILNFVEQGLKYASTPYRMIYKLPDALPTMFDPNEVGHRMNYFEPSVNDSGCIRTKTYSSTWDAQGLSGLRAGAVWYRVHFALPVDAKSQPIGLFVGGVEDEARVWLNGKFVGTSGRAFSKPSVFDLTEDVKQEGDNLLAIEVVRNSKANEIGLGGLIRPAFLFAGPRLEKKAAGSVEIRRVLPGGELGEVIKP, from the coding sequence ATGAAGTTGAAACCATGGTTTGGGTTTTTGTTGGCAGTGGCTACGGGGGGCTTGCTTTCCCTATGCCAGGTGACGCAGGCACAGGTGGTGCTCGTCAAAGAGGGGAAGCCTCTGGCCCGGATCTACGCCGGGTCAATGAATGCCATGGCGGTCCAGGAACTGAACTACCATCTTGAAAAGATGGCCGGTGCCACCCTGGAGGTTGTGACCAATGCCAGTGAGGTGATACGTGGTCCCGCCCTGGTGTTGGGCGATCGGGCGAAGACACTGGGTTGCGTTCCCCGGAAGACCTGTGAGTCCCTGGAAGGGTACCGTATCCAGGTCACGAAGAATCAGGTGCTGATCGGTGGCGAAAGCGATGACGCCGTGCTCCTGGGCGTGTACAGCCTCCTTGAGAAACTCGGTTGCGACTGGGTGATGCCGGGCGCCATGGGCGAGATCATTCCCCGTCAGAGCACGGTGAGCGTTCCCGCTATGGATGAGTCGTCCGCTCCCGATTTCTCGATGCGCCGGCTCTGGTACCGTGGCTATCCGCAGCCACGCCTTCCTCTGGAAAAGGCGAATTTCAGTCAATGGCTGCAACGGCAGAAGGGGGGGGCCTGGTCCCATCCTGCGGCTGGCGCGGCCGGCCATGTGTGGGATGCGTTCATTAAAAAGCATAAAGTGGAGATCGAAAAGGATCCGACCATGCTGGCGCTGGTGCGGGCTTCGGACGGAACCCTTCAGCGCCGGGGGCCCCAATTGGAATCCACTCATCCCCGGGTGATTGAACTGTTCGTCCAGGATATCAAGGACGCCTATCGTAAAAACATTGCAGCGGGTAAATGGACCCGGGATTCCGTGGGCGCCTTTGGGATCGGACCTGCTGACGGGCTTGATTATTCCCTGTCGGCCGAGTCGGTGGCGGCGGGGGCGGGGCGTGTGGATCCGGTGGTGGGTGAGCTGGATCGGACTGATGAGCTGGTGCTGATGGGCAACCGGATCCTGGCCGAGGTGCACAAGGAGTATCCCAATGCCTATGTGGGCTTTTATTCCTACTCCACGCATGCGGATTACCCGGCCCGCTACAAACCCGATTCCAAGATGGTGGCGATTTTTGCCCCCATCAATTACTCCCGGTTCCACGGGGTGTTGGATCCGAACTCCAAGACCCAGCGGTATTACCGGGATGTCGTGGAGCAGTGGGGCAAGCTCGCGCGTGAACAGGGCAATGTCCTGATCTACCGCGGGTATAATTGGAATTTGGCCGAGAACATGCTGCCCTATAGCAAGGTGCGGATCTGGGGTGAAGAACTGCCCTTCTACAAAGCCAATGGCGTGGTTGGACTCACGGTCGAAGCCACCAAGGCCTGGTCCATTAACGGCGCATCCGACTATATCTTCATGAAGCTGGCGTGGGATACCTCCCGCGACTGGAAGCAGGTGCTGCATACCTATTGTGAAAAATCATTTGGAAGCGGTGCGCCGGCCATGGAACGCTATTTCCTGCGGCTGATCGAGACGCAGCACGCCGCCGGGCAGGAAGCCGGTTCCTTCAGTGCCTTCCCGCTGATTTTCAACGAGGAGTGGGTCAAGACCAGTCAGAAGGATCTGGCTGAAGCCCTCAAGATTGCCCGTACGCCGGAGGACAAGACCCGCATTGAGTATGTGGGGTATGGCGTGGAAGCACTCCGGCTTTACCAGGCCTACTACCAGACGACGTTGGACTTCGATCTGACGGCGGCCAAAACCGCCTACGAGGCCATGGGCGCGCACTGGGCTAAGACTTACCAGGTCAATACCGAACTGGTGGCTAATGAGGTGCCCGAATATCTCAAGCGCTTTATTTTGAATTTTGTGGAGCAGGGATTGAAATACGCGAGCACTCCGTACCGGATGATCTATAAACTGCCGGACGCCCTCCCCACGATGTTCGATCCGAACGAGGTGGGGCACCGGATGAATTACTTCGAGCCTTCCGTCAATGATTCCGGTTGTATCCGGACCAAGACCTATTCCTCGACCTGGGATGCCCAGGGGTTGTCGGGGCTCCGCGCTGGCGCCGTCTGGTACCGGGTTCATTTCGCCCTCCCGGTTGACGCGAAGAGCCAGCCGATCGGACTGTTTGTCGGGGGGGTGGAGGATGAAGCCCGGGTGTGGCTCAATGGCAAATTTGTGGGGACCTCCGGCCGGGCCTTCAGCAAGCCCTCGGTGTTCGATCTGACGGAGGATGTAAAACAGGAGGGCGACAACCTCCTGGCGATTGAAGTGGTTCGCAATTCCAAGGCCAATGAGATCGGTTTGGGCGGCCTGATCCGGCCCGCCTTCCTCTTTGCCGGCCCGCGACTTGAGAAAAAAGCGGCAGGGAGCGTGGAAATCCGCCGTGTTTTGCCGGGTGGTGAACTGGGTGAAGTGATCAAACCTTGA
- a CDS encoding ORF6N domain-containing protein, whose amino-acid sequence MADLYEVRTSILKRAVTRNVDRIPEDFMFLLDMNELATLRCQFGTSKLIHVAVLMDETRGDKSERPQVAAVVLRLRYSGGHVGG is encoded by the coding sequence TTGGCTGATTTATACGAAGTTCGCACCAGCATCCTGAAGCGGGCAGTCACGCGGAATGTCGATCGTATCCCTGAAGATTTCATGTTTTTGCTCGATATGAACGAGCTTGCAACTTTGAGGTGCCAATTTGGCACCTCAAAACTGATCCACGTGGCGGTACTCATGGACGAAACAAGGGGGGACAAATCAGAGCGGCCACAGGTGGCAGCCGTCGTCCTCCGCCTACGGTACTCCGGCGGACATGTCGGCGGCTGA